The DNA region ATATGTTGGTCATTAGTTGGTTAAAGGACTGTAATGTGATAGCTTAAAAAGCCACCTGCCGCATCCAAACCCGATGCGCATTTGTCTGTCCCTGAGACAAGTTAGTGGAAATGTGATTATCCGGTCACTTTGGGCGCCTGTTACATTGGACCTGAGCGGTTAGCAGCTTCCAGAGCCCGGACACTTTATCCGAAGTAGCCCATGGCCTTCCCTTGTCAGGCCATTTAATGTGTCACTGGCTAGCAGGAACAAATAAGACCACGCTATGCTCTGCCATGCTCAATAGGTGCTGGTGATTCACTGCTAGTGTTCAATTAGGCGGATgtccttttattttaaagaGAGGCGTGATGGGTTTCATGTGCGTAATTACGCACCGGTAAAATGATCACCGTGGCTTTATCACCCCTGTTCTCGTTCAGTAATCTCACAATACGTACCGCATTTAATAAAAGCTGTTGAAATGAATTATTAAGTGAATGTTTTCAGTGGTTTTACAGTATTTCTCAAACCCTAACCCAACATGAACAAACAGGAATATGACTGCTCTGCGCTTGGTTATAAAGGCGTGAACGTTTAGGGCTTTAAATCCGACGCATTATGAATATTGGAGGAACATTTCATCGTTGTTGGATTCGTCTTGAAATAGTTGCACATTAAACGGCACAGTGTAGtcaaagaaatataaaaatgactCTCTGCATTTGATTACAAGGCGTGGACAATGTGCAGGACTTAAAATAAAAGGAAGATAAATTGAGACTGAcgtttctttcctctctcctttatAACATATCCATGATAAATAGTCCTCAGGTTATAAAGTGCGGCGTAATAGCTTTGAACCAGTTTACGTGTGAACTTATTATTCCCGTACATTCCACATGTGTCAAATGATACAGACTGAAGAGGTGACGCAGACAGTAAGAGGACAAATGATGCGCACTTTGTGTCTAGCCTGAAAAGTGGAAATGGGCAGGAGCATCAATTCATCAGAGCTTAAGGTgtgtaaaaacttttttttttttcacatgatacCATTTGTCACCAAAACTTATAAACGCGTTTACAGTGAACACTCTTATGGGGGCGAGGGGAACACTGACAGATGACTGACAAAACACCGTTTGGTTGAAGCGGTAAAACATTAGATGTTCGTCACCAAAGAAGCATAAAGAATATTGATCTTCAGTGATCCCCGATGCGATTTGTTTTACATATCCCATTTAAATTTCCATGAAGTTGTCGCTTGCTCTTCGCtctccatatatatatatatatatatatatatatatatatatatatatatatatatatatatatatatatatatatatatatatatgggaGAGTGGTTATGGGAAACCTTGGTTATTGTGCCAAATCGTGGGCCTACCCCCATTAACATTCAATCAGTCATTCTGGTGCCAGCCAATGAATGgtggagagggatggaggaggacgGAGCTGCTAGACGGAGCGTTTTGACGCgctgagaggaggacagagcgTCACATCTCTCCAAACGCCCATCAAACTTTCACCACAGCCTGTAGAGAGGACCCAGTCCTCTGAAAGAGGCCTGTTAGAGACACGGACACGCTGGATTCTGGGCAGACGGCTGGACAGCGATGGAGACACTACTCGCGATGACTTTTGGTACAGTTTGACCCTGCTGTGAATTTCCCTGAAAACATCTCGTTCGgtttttttcattgctttttgcCACACAGCGACGGGGATGGAGCAAGCACCCAGCGCGCCGAGCCCTCCTCCCAAACCAGCCCATCACGAGCCCATCAGCTTCGGCATCGACCAGATCCTGGGAGGCGGTACAGAGCCAGAAAGCGGGCGCACGGCTGGAAGACAAACTGGATCCGATTTAAGCAACGGGGACGGTTATTACAGTTTAGGAAGCCCGACCGGGGCCAGCGCGCCCTCATACACCGCGCTGTCTATCTCCCTCTCCGGTATAATGCCTCCGGTGGAGGCTTCTGCTTCATACGGGGAGAGCAGGAGTCTGGGCAGCCGGGGAGTGATTCGAGTCCCGGCCCACAGACCCATGACAGCTCCGGGACCCCCGGCCCCCGTGCAGAGCGCAGTCCCTGGGTTTGGAGGACTGTGCTTCCCCTGGATAGGGAACAGGTTTGCCAAGGACAGAATATCAGGTAGGCCAGCTGTTAGACCTAATGGGTTCCCctcattaatattttattatgtttaaaatgttacGAGActagctgctgctgaaaactaaaaataaataaataaattaaactaaCATTTACGTAACCAGAcacaatataaaaacaacaatatcaGCAAAGGGTATTTACATGCAGCCAActgaactgttttcattatttaaacagctgaaaaaggaggaaaacatACAACAGGATacacgttttttgtttttaaataatggAGTACACTACATTTACAGATTATTACTAAACGCCTTGTGTCTGCGttcctgacttcctcctttaatttctgtttttttagaAGTTTATTTCATAATGCAGATAAGCAGAACGAATCCACTGACGCACAATCACAATGTTTGTAAATAAGGAAACAGCACCAGCATAGCCTGTCATAATTTAttactgcagtgaaaatgaactAAAATGATATTAATAGCTGCAGTGAAGATAAATAAGAATAAACTGACCTGTTAGGCTGTCAAATAATTAATAAAcgattaaaaaaagcaaacaaactgtttaaaaTAATAAAGGGTGGAATATTTAGTTCTCGTTTTTTCTTTGACAAATAGATAGAGAAAGTTAAAGTGTAGAATAGGCGGATAAAAACTGgtttaaaatattttctcacAGCAGCCGTGCAGCCCGTTTTACTGAAGATTAACAGGAGCCGTTATTAGCAAAGGCCTATAATACAAGAAAAGATAAATAGGCCAATAGgcctgctgtcctctctgtaATTACCAGTACGGAGAATAATCTAAGGCCAAACAACTTTAAGATGAGTATTTATCCATTTTTTTTAGAATTGCACTCTCCCCAATCCTTTGACCAGACTCATCTTTCACAATAAATTTCATCTCCAATATTTCACACAAGGCTTACACAGTCTAAACAGGGAATTGTTGTCAAACAGGGCAGATATATGTGATATATGGCCTTGAATTTCCATACAGAGTGGGGAGTGAATTAGTCTGTTTGGTGCTGTATAAAACCTCATCTTCCACTCACCggtgtgtctctctcttccatCTGCAGCGGCTCTGGTGCCGTTCGCCGTTACGCGGCGGATAGGACACCCCTACCAGAACCGGACACCGCCCAAACGGAAAAAGCCCCGCACGTCCTTCTCCAGAGTTCAGATCTGCGAGCTGGAGAAGCGCTTCCACCGGCAGAAGTACCTGGCCAGCGCCGAGCGGGCCGCCCTGGCAAAGAGTCTGAAGATGACAGACGCACAGGTCAAAACCTGGTTCCAGAACCGCAGGACCAAGTGGAGGTTGGTATGACATGTCTTATCCTAGTCTCTAAATACGTTTGTGACCGCATTTCACCACAGTTCACCAGTGGAAACTCGGACACATATGTTTCAGGTGTCCATCTCTGAAATCAAAGTTTCCTCGTTTAGCAGGTGACCCTTCGCGCAATTTCCTGTGATTTGACCCCGACACGGAAGAGAAAAACCGCAggccaaacagaaacagcagcaaaccAAATATTTCAGCTTTAATACGGTTTAATCTGCATTTTCCTACCTTGTTATTCTCCTACAATTCATACAAAATATGTAGCCTaaagtatatttttaaaatatccaAAATTTACAAATTATCCCTGGAAGTCagacatctttttttaaaatgtctttatttttcatgcttGAGACAAACCTTCATCCTCGCTCTAGACAtccttttattttatattaagAACTCACCTGCTGACTCTCGTCTTCTGTCCTTAAATCATACAAAACcaaactttttttatttatatatgtatgtatttatcagtgttttaatttttttttactcctgTCTTCTTTCAGGAGACAGACAgcggaggagagggaggcggaGCGTCAGCAGGCCAATCGCctcatcctgcagctgcagcagtccgCCCTCCAGAAGTCCCTCAGCGAATCAGCGGTGTCGGATCCACTGTGCGCCCATAACTCCTCCCTGTATGCCCTGCAGAACCTCCAACCCTGGGCCGAGGACAGGGAATAGAGACAAGACACCACTCAATCTAATCAATAAGCATCATCTATTATCCCTGGGAGAATAGATAAATTCAATTAGGCCTTCATGAGGACAGTGGGACTAACTTTGATCCatgaaatggagagaaaaaaatgttggaCCAGAAAAACCGAAGAACGGGTCACAGCCTGCGGTGTGGATGGTTGTGAAAATGGACCTGAAATGATGGTGAGTGATGCCTCAAAAAGCAGAACTTTCTTGGAATAAATCTTGCAGCTCTGTACTTGGGAACAATAAGACTCTTTCAGATCCAAAAAGCAAACAGAACTTGTCATTAAAATTTCTTGTCACCCTGTGATCGTCCTTGTTATGCTTGTACTTATTCTCTTTATTAGAATAAGACGCAGAAAGACATTTGCCCCATTAGACCTGAAAGAGGCAATTAATTCTCCACAATGACCCAACATGAGTGTTTTCTGAAGGTATTTTCTTTCAACTCCACCATCTACttaataagataagactttatagatcccacactggggaaattaagccagcaagtattacaaaaagcaaaaacagtggcacagaagggtcaaaataaaaagcatacAGCATGTAATTTAATATGATCTGACACAATCAGACTTTCCTACACTTTGAAGGGCCAGATAAAGGCATGGCCTTCACCCCAGCACCTATACAATGCAGTATTtgcataaaaaatgtgtttctgggTTTTAAATGAATCTcccaaaattaaaaacaaaaatgtcttcacAGAAATCCAGATAAAAGCTGGTTCAGggatttttcttcttccagtCTCATTTATAAATACACCCACTCCGACTACACAATCCCTGTGCTTACGCAGGTGTGGTGTGCCACCATAACCTGAGAAAACGGTGCCCAAAATGTTACATTATGGGGGAAATGTTTTTGTGAGCAGTAATAAAAGGAAAATAGATGGCAGGACTAGCGGGGGGAGAAGTGAAGAAAATATGAAAGAGGCTGTAAGTTGGGTAATAAAGGGAGTGATGCATGTTCATTGATGATGGTGACGTTTTTCCATATGCACATTATCTTGCTTTATTTGTGGGCCGTGTCCTCTGGGATCAAGGCGCAAATGTACAACTCTTTTTGTACTTTCACTGTATATGTGTAAATAACAGTATAAACCGTTCTtgtgactcttttttttttctttgcttgtgCTTTTTATGGCGCtatgaaaaatgattttaagGTTTTAATACGTAGTAATTCTAAGCtatgaaaaggaaaaagttaTGGAGcaacaaggtaaaaaaaaaaaagaaagcacacGTGAATTTTGTTTCTTGAAAAGTTTATTGATAAATATAATGATTTTATACAATATTTCAATACACACATGGGTTTCCTTCTGACAGTTTTAGGCTGTCTatctgtttgtcttcctgtctgccGTCTATCTGGACGTGTGTCTGGGTACCTTTGAGATGAGCTGCATCTCACTGAGATTATTGGCAGCACAGTGAGTAGGAATGACAGTAAATCACttataaatctgtgttttttgtcctgCTCAATCTTCAAAACGATGGCTCTTGTTTGAAACATGGCTTCCATTCCTTCAGTGAAAAGGTCTCTCCCGTCCTCTGTCTTATTCTCTCGTCTTTGTCTCCCTCCATTCTTTCTCCACAATCCCTCCCTCTagcttctctcctctgtctctccctcacagTGAAAGGTTTGGTCGCTCTGAGTCGACGTATTTTTTCTAAACAGACAGGACTGACGCCAAAACTCTCCACTCGAGCAGAAACACTGTCAGTTGAGCTGGACTGAAGTCCACAAgatacatgctaaaaaaatgacactACTTTTTATTCAGGCAAACAGAAACTTTACATCaggacaccacacacacaaacacatgcacgtcCCTGTatctgtctgcgtctgtgtgcCAGGGAACCTCTAAATGGACTTTTCATTGAAGGTAGAATAATTATAGTTATATCCATCTCGACAGAAAGATAGACAGATAgaatcagaaacacacatacaagacGTGAATGACTCCATACAGCGAGAAGAAGCCACAGATTCAACGGTTAAATATCTACAGTCGAGTCGTtacaacactgaaacactgaccGACAccactggaacacacacagtaGGAGTAAAGAGGGCTTTTGAAGAAGCCGTCACGAGACATAAGACTGCCGCAAGCTGGCTGAGGTCAAATTCAGCTCTGCAGACCTGCGTCTGAATTCAGTGGACGTCTGTGAACAGATGGGTCCATGAGATGCTGCACCCAGACCGTGGCTTCCCAAATTTATGCACTTAGCAAGAGTATATTGCCGCCAAGTTTTTTCATGGCACATACAGGCCTACGCTAAATACGCCACAGGCCTCTGTCTTGCATGTTTCACAATATTGCTCACATTTGTTGTGCTCACACCGAAATTTaggatgaaaacagctgttattTGAGCATGTAATGCACAaagtttgcatttgtttgatCTCACTGCTAAGCTGCTTTTAGGAATGCTTGATAATGTGGTTCAATTTACATATATCAGAAAAGCACTTGACCAAATGTGAGAGAATCGGTATTTACACAATGTCCCAGGTGGCAGCAACCGTGATGTCAGCATCAAACAAGGGAGACGGAGACGGAGGTAAATGGTCACAGAAAGGTCAAATGAAGGGTTTCAGTCTTATTGTCATTTTCCAAAACCAGGGGTTTGTTACAGCAAGACGCCTTCCATGAAGTTCTGTGGTAACCGTCCGACACAGATTGTCAAggtctttgttctgtttcatcTGCAAGCCACACTGTGttcatccctccttctcctccgcctttgttctctcctctcctctccctctctgctttcgTCTTGTTGCAGCGTCTCTGTTGTCTAGATGACATTCTCAAAGAGCTGTAGAGACCTCATGATGTTTTCATCCTGTGGAAAGAAGATCGAAAATGAAGaagctgacagagaggagaaagtcaTTCAACATCAcgatttaattcattttactggccactagggggcagtgAATGCCTGTAAAATGTTAGTCAGTGATCTCTCTTCAGATAAACACCTTGATATGAAAGGTTGCAAAGATCATGATCAATAGGCCGTACAGTGAGGCCTTTTCTTTTGCAAATAGTGAGCAAAATTCCTTGAGTTTGCAAAAAGCTACAGtagcagcagacattttgactatgtaataataacattattaGATGGTTCTGTTCTATGAGtgtaattcattttttaatttacgcctgtgcttttcctactgtgacttGTCAAAATGTCCTTGGTGGAAAAGGCCTATCGCCAAGTTAAAGGAATTGTCAGGAgagcttaaagaaaaaaaaaaaaaaagtacctcTTGACAAGACAGGATGAATTCATCAAGTGTGACCACACCATCTCTGTTTTTATCCATTTTCTGTGGAGAGCAAAGGACACACTGTCAAGCCTTCTGTTCAAGGTGTGCCAGGGAAGATGTTAAGGTATCAGCCATTGATACACATGCAGTATCTAAATTACT from Chaetodon trifascialis isolate fChaTrf1 chromosome 5, fChaTrf1.hap1, whole genome shotgun sequence includes:
- the tlx3b gene encoding T-cell leukemia homeobox protein 3b: METLLAMTFATGMEQAPSAPSPPPKPAHHEPISFGIDQILGGGTEPESGRTAGRQTGSDLSNGDGYYSLGSPTGASAPSYTALSISLSGIMPPVEASASYGESRSLGSRGVIRVPAHRPMTAPGPPAPVQSAVPGFGGLCFPWIGNRFAKDRISAALVPFAVTRRIGHPYQNRTPPKRKKPRTSFSRVQICELEKRFHRQKYLASAERAALAKSLKMTDAQVKTWFQNRRTKWRRQTAEEREAERQQANRLILQLQQSALQKSLSESAVSDPLCAHNSSLYALQNLQPWAEDRE